From the Argopecten irradians isolate NY chromosome 13, Ai_NY, whole genome shotgun sequence genome, one window contains:
- the LOC138306063 gene encoding uncharacterized protein, translating into MLFCLILSTLVLQSQASEDIENFRSERIRSKSGRFQKRGMPFGSSSGSSGGFGMGGSGGSGSPFHGMGGMSSGGAHMNGGPFGGGPMGMGGASSGPMRGPSAPGNPAMGGPGNKMFSVMGFQCIRHRVLCPEWCRVVDENGCQSCPCGPGGGMIAGGDMSAFGSISPFHNSPTSGPTEKDCSATKLCISMCAGSYSLGPEGPDGCQSCTCDNKNPSSSGSSGSSVGFTTSSTSVTGGAYMAMTSIGQQQQQQVVTEVVCPSTLTCTSTCSVGYTCGTDGCPTCECIHPSVVGIATQQVTIERPLYCPVSLSCQSYCQTGYQCGQDGCPTCQCVQSVQQIIQLGPTPEVTHQETIIVTGNTGTGCHDCAPQPEPIYITEPSTECQYNCDERPHYVIERPEPQPQYQTVVVQRPEVCHDCGTAQTQYVPLPQYVHPRPETQQITTQTHEVCHECGTTGYKPTYLPKPQTQPVYVQQPEVCHECETSGYQPIYVQRPVYTETSGTRPKPVYVTQSAAHTGHSGGGIMMGVLTGGMTSGSGGMHMGISGNSNGGYHLGTSSGGWTSGSSCPPLPPDCNPSCIKYDVAHCRLCLCESSVPSYGGSRYHG; encoded by the exons atgttattttgtttgatacTCTCAACACTGGTGTTACAGTCTCAAG CTTCTGAAGACATTGAAAACTTCCGATCGGAGAGGATCAGGTCAAAGTCTGGACGGTTTCAGAAGCGAGGCATGCCGTTTGGATCAAGTTCCGGTAGTAGTGGTGGTTTCGGTATGGGAGGTTCCGGCGGAAGCGGAAGTCCGTTTCATGGGATGGGTGGGATGTCGTCCGGAGGTGCACATATGAATGGTGGACCTTTCGGTGGTGGACCTATGGGAATGGGCGGAGCCTCGTCTGGTCCAATGAGGGGACCGAGCGCTCCTGGTAACCCGGCGATGGGAGGTCCTGGGAACAAAATGTTCAGCGTCATGGGGTTCCAGTGTATACGTCATCGGGTTCTGTGTCCGGAGTGGTGTCGGGTAGTGGACGAAAACGGCTGTCAATCATGTCCGTGTGGACCAG GTGGCGGTATGATAGCTGGCGGTGATATGTCAGCGTTCGGGTCGATTTCACCTTTCCACAATTCGCCGACTTCCGGTCCGACGGAGAAGGATTGTTCTGCCACTAAACTGTGTATATCTATGTGTGCTGGGTCCTACAGTCTGGGGCCGGAGGGGCCGGACGGCTGCCAGTCGTGTACATGTGATAACA AAAACCCGTCTTCTAGTGGTTCATCCGGATCGAGTGTTGGTTTCACTACTTCATCTACATCTGTGACTGGAGGAGCATACATGGCGATGACTTCGATAG gccaacaacagcaacaacaggTCGTAACAGAAGTTGTTTGTCCGTCGACCTTGACCTGTACCTCCACGTGTTCTGTCGGCTACACGTGCGGGACTGATGGCTGTCCAACGTGTGAATGCATACACCCGTCGG TGGTTGGTATAGCAACGCAGCAGGTGACTATAGAGCGTCCTCTGTATTGTCCAGTCTCGTTATCATGTCAGAGTTACTGCCAGACCGGTTATCAGTGTGGACAAGATGGCTGCCCAACATGCCAATGTGTACAATCTGTACAGCAAA TCATTCAACTGGGGCCTACACCGGAAGTGACGCATCAAGAGACGATAATCGTAACCGGAAATACGGGGACGGGGTGTCACGATTGCGCCCCTCAGCCAGAGCCGATCTACATCACTGAGCCATCCACAGAATGTCAGTACAACTGTGACGAACGTCCTCATTACGTCATCGAG AGACCGGAACCTCAGCCCCAGTACCAGACGGTAGTTGTACAACGACCGGAAGTTTGTCATGATTGCGGTACCGCGCAGACGCAGTACGTTCCTTTACCACAATATGTCCATCCCAGGCCTGAAACACAACAGATTACCACTCAAACACACGAAGTTTGTCACGAATGTGGCACTACCGGCTACAAACCGACATATTTACCAAAGCCTCAAACACAGCCAGTGTATGTACAACAACCGGAAGTTTGTCACGAATGTGAAACCTCTGGTTACCAGCCAATATATGTACAGAGACCTGTGTACACTGAGACTTCGGGGACCAGACCTAAACCCGTGTATGTTACGCAGTCAGCCGCACACACAG GTCATTCTGGCGGAGGGATTATGATGGGTGTTTTGACTGGCGGTATGACTTCCGGTAGCGGAGGAATGCACATGGGCATTTCTGGTAACAGCAATGGCGGCTACCATCTGGGCACTAGTAGTGGTGGGTGGACTTCAG gaAGTTCATGTCCCCCATTACCGCCCGACTGTAACCCTTCCTGTATTAAGTATGACGTTGCCCACTGTCGACTATGTCTCTGTGAGAGCT cTGTCCCCAGTTACGGTGGCTCGCGTTACCATGGTTAA